One window of Leucoraja erinacea ecotype New England chromosome 14, Leri_hhj_1, whole genome shotgun sequence genomic DNA carries:
- the LOC129703179 gene encoding leucine-rich repeat and IQ domain-containing protein 4-like encodes MSTAGRCNNQAEFNIPDVPCLLGASEAGPDVVQLLKGHILFQDLGGTNLHSIPPAILRLQYLEELHLEGNQIEEIPPEIGLLQSLRVLYLNNNKLGCICDQLENCQKLQSLDLSDNPLDCGIPTNTLCHLHALQELRLANLNLVQLPAQICKKLHHLRLLGLSGNRLTSLPWEIRNLTKLQQLHLDNNQLCSLPRGFCLLAKLEVLNLRQNLLHSLPDDINSLKNLKHLYLSDNQLSNLPDSLEKCLNICALDVSGNRLHRKLTAFPANLVELALSHNHLYAFPTAVCHLSDSLQLLYLKNTQLKKLSCCFSNLTNLHLLDLSENPLRYFPMQICDLVQLEMLSLDDSKLKEVAPEIKDLTKLKILGLTGNRFRAFPQEICFINSLEKLYLGQDHGMKLIHIPQEISQLVNLKELHIENNQIEHLPSTIGNLQNLTVLDCHENRLLEIPDSISDIHGLQKLLLNCNRISLIPANLDQLQKLEILSLDRNPLEKPLDEIGHQGVSAVFQYLQMKRTQHLNATKMQAWWRGLMVRKELGPFQNLFPKKDKKGKKDKKKNANKGKKK; translated from the exons ATGTCGACAGCGGGACGGTGCAATAATCAGGCAGAATTCAATATTCCAGATGTTCCATGTTTGTTGGGTGCCTCTGAAGCCGGCCCAGATGTTGTTCAGTTGCTGAAGGGCCACATATTGTTTCAGGATCTGGGTGGCACAAACCTGCACTCGATTCCGCCTGCGATCCTGCGTTTGCAATACCTGGAAGAGTTGCACCTGGAGGGCAATCAGATCGAGGAGATTCCACCTGAGATTGGTTTGCTGCAGAGCCTCCGGGTTTTGTACCTGAACAACAACAAACTGGGTTGCATTTGTGATCAGCTCGAGAACTGCCAAAAGCTCCAGAGTTTGGACCTGAGTGACAATCCGCTGGATTGTGGAATCCCCACAAACACCCTGTGCCATCTGCATGCATTGCAGGAACTACGCCTGGCCAATCTGAACTTAGTGCAGCTTCCAGCCCAGATCTGTAAGAAGCTGCATCATCTTCGACTGCTGGGGTTATCAGGCAATCGTCTGACATCCTTACCCTGGGAAATCAGGAACCTGACCAAACTGCAACAACTCCACCTGGACAACAACCAACTGTGCAGTTTGCCACGGGGATTTTGCCTCCTTGCAAAGCTGGAAGTTTTGAATTTGAGGCAGAATTTATTGCATTCACTTCCTGATGATATCAATTCTCTAAAAAACTTAAAGCATTTATACTTAAGTGATAACCAGTTGAGCAACCTTCCCGATTCCCTGGAAAAATGTCTAAACATCTGTGCATTAGATGTTAGCGGAAATAGGTTGCATCGCAAACTCACTGCATTCCCCGCCAATTTGGTTGAACTAGCTCTCTCTCATAATCATCTCTATGCTTTTCCAACAGCTGTGTGCCATTTGTCAGACAGCTTACAACTCCTCTATCTAAAAAACACACAGTTAAAGAAACTAAGCTGTTGCTTCTCCAACTTAACAAATCTTCACCTCTTGGACCTCAGTGAAAATCCTCTTAGGTACTTTCCAATGCAAATTTGTGACCTGGTCCAGTTGGAGATGCTGTCACTGGATGACAGTAAACTAAAAGAG GTGGCTCCAGAAATAAAGGACCTGACTAAGCTGAAGATTCTTGGTCTGACTGGAAACAGGTTCCGAGCCTTTCCTCAGGAGATTTGCTTCATTAATTCTCTGGAGAAATTATACTTGGGACAAGATCATGGGATGAAATTAATCCATATTCCCCAGGAGATCTCTCAACTTGTG AACCTGAAGGAATTGCATATCGAAAACAATCAGATTGAGCACTTGCCATCAACTATTGGGAATCTACAGAACCTGACCGTGCTGGACTGTCATGAAAACCGTCTGCTGGAGATCCCCGACTCAATATCAGATATACACG GATTACAGAAACTTCTACTGAACTGTAATCGAATATCACTTATCCCAGCAAACTTGGATCAATTGCAAAAACTGGAAATTCTATCCTTGGACAGAAATCCATTGGAGAAGCCATTAGACGAAATTGGCCATCAGGGAGTTTCTGCTGTATTCCAATACTTACAGATGAAGAGGACCCAACATCTCAATGCAACCAAG